The genomic interval aaagaagagagatgTAAACTTTTCCTGATCCAGGGATTGTTTGGAAGGGGCAGTGGGAAGAGCTTCTTTGGCACTGGCATGGGTTAGTCCATGTGGAAGGTTTGGGGATGTGTGAAAATGCCAGACTTCAAGAGCAAAATGCTTACCAGCCGCCTCCCATTCTGAGCTCTCATATTCAAGCAGCTGTTTTTGcttcagaagaagaaagaaaagtcagaAGTCAGAATGGAGGTTCTGGACTGAAACCATAGGCAGAAAGTAGTGGGATGTGATTTGGGGTACAGCCGCAGTGGCTGGGTCTGGGGAAGCCACCAGAGGTAAGAACAGGCTCTGGGCAGCATCCTAGTATGAAGTCAGATGAGAGATGGGCTGTAAATCTGTCTCCCCTAGACACCCCAGAGTCAGAGACAAAGCCCTACATAGAGCAGGGTTTTCTGAGAGCGTGGGGTAAGGGCTGTATTCCCAAGATGTCCCTTTACCTATTCTCAGGTTAAAGAATTGCCCACCCTTAAGGATATGGACTTTCTCAACAAGAACCAGAAAGTTTATATTGctgaagaggagaagaaagtcTTTCTAGAGAAGCTAAAGAGAGATGTGGAGGTGATGGTTGGGGTGCTGTGGGAAATGGCTTTGTGTCCCTTTTTTGCTCCCCGCAAGGCAGTTGCCCATTCACAATACGAGGGAACTCCCCCCCTTCCCTTTGGGTTCTCTGCATGTAGGGGAGTTGGGTATGAGTCATGAAAACCCTCTAGAGGGGACCTATGGAGGGGGTGGCTGGCTTGAGCTAAAAGAATGATCTTAGATACCCAGGACAATTAGGTAATAAAGGGCAATGGTATACTCCCAACCCTCAATTTTTACACTTCTTTTCCCCAGGAGGGCCCCGGAAAGTCAGGGATGGAGGTATGAGGGTGGTGCCTGGGAGTGGAGAGGGAGATCTGGGGCTTCTGATGTGTCAGTGGGGTCTCAGTTCCTAGTGCAGCTGAAGATCATGGACTACAGCCTTCTGCTGGGCATCCACGACATCGTTCGCGGCTCTGAACCGGAGGAGGAGGGGCCTGTGCGGGAGGAGGAGTCAGAGGGGGATGGGGACTGTGGCCTGGCCGGACCTCCTGCTCTGGTGGGCTCCTATGGCACTTCCCCTGAGGGTATCGGCGGCTACATCCATTCCCACCGGCCCCTGGGCCCTGGAGAGTTTGAATCCTTCATTGATGTCTATGCCATCCGGAGCGCTGAGGGTGAGAAAGAGCCTGGTAATTTTAAGGGTGGGGAGGGTGGTCCCTGGAGGACAGAGAccagggtggtgggtggagaggcTGTTTAGCTTTTCACAACAGATCTGACTGGTTCCTGGGGAGAGGGAATTGGGACTGTACTTGCTCTTCATTGCTGGTCTCTCTCCCCAGGGGCCCCTCAGAAGGAGGTGTATTTCATGGGCCTCATTGACATCCTGACACAGTATGATGCCAAGAAGAAAGCAGCTCACGCAGCCAAAACTGTCAAGCATGGGGTGAGGGTTCTCTAAAGCCTTTCCTTTCTTGTCTTGACTATTCAAGAGCCTCTTGTGCCAGAGCAGTGGGGTGGCAGAAGGATGAAGGGTTAGGTATGGAAATGATCTGGAGTGGAACTGAGAGTGGGGagtcggggaggggtgcggggccTGACACCATGTTCCATACCTCCTCTCACAGGCGGGGGCAGAGATTTCTACTGTCCATCCTGAGCAGTATGCTAAGCGATTCCTGGATTTTATTACCAACATCTTTGCCTAAGAGACTGCCTGACTCCATGGTGACTGCTGCTCTGTGTTGCAGGTGGTGGGGTTCTGAGACGCTTGGGGGAATTGTGGATATTCTGGCCACTACTTCTGCTCTTTCTCTTTTGCTAACTGCAGGCTACAGGCTCCTTCCATCCAAATAACTCAGTCTTGTTGAGTAGGCTCTTCCTGGCCCTCAGAAATACATtgtcctctctcctcttcctttccttctcccttcccctccaacAAGTCTGCTTGCTTCATTAGAGTGTTACTGTTGACTCTCTCCCAAGTGCCTTGATCTTTGTAAAATGTCCTGTTGTTTCCATAACATaggaggagctgggggaagggtGTTGTTTGCCATCTTCAGGACCTGACTGGACAGATGGACCTGGCTCAAGCTGCTACTCTGGATGCACTTTGCTGTGTGGGATGAACTAAGAGTGTCTGAATTTTGCTGATAACTTTATAGAGCTCACTGTGGCACACTTCCTTCCCGGTAGGCCCTGGGATGGAAGATTTTCAAAATACTACAGATGTGGGTGCAGGCATGCACACATACGATGGGATATGGCCAATCTTATGCGGGTGGGGTGGAGAATGGTGGGCGGGCTGGCAGCTCATGGAGGTGGGACCTGTGAGGACTCTTGTGATTATGCAGGGAACTGGAGGTCTCTGTTGAGGGTTGACTACTCTCCAGTCTCTTCCCTCACTCCACGTTCACCCCCACCAGAGATGGCCACAGTGTTGAATCCTGGGTGAAGGTGTTTCACTGTTGCTGCTCTTCACCAGGACCTCACATCCCTCCTGGAGCTGGAACCCTTCATTGGGGGTGTggccagttctggaggctgggaggatgAGCCAGGGGTATGAGGTTCACTCCCCACGTTAAATTCCCTTTCTTCATGTCTAGCCACCCCTAAGGTTTTAGACCCAGCAGAAGGGAATATCTCTACCTGGGTTAACCCTGGTTATTTCAAGAGAACGGAAGTCTCACGTGTGGGAACCTCCTCTACTCCCTGGAAGTGTGCCCCTAGCAtacttccttcccctctccttctcaaaccctttTTCCAGTTGGATTTGTTATTCTGTTCGTCTTATACTGCTACTGTGTCTCTCAGGGGACAGATGGCCGCCTTTGTCATCTTCACTCTCCACCCCCAGAGAGGAGTCAGAGCCATAACCCGGCCCCCTCCAAAGATAGTTGAGTTAAAACGTGATATTCTCAGAATGTAGCAGACCCTGATGAGCTGAGATAGTGCACTCCCTTCCCCGCAATGCCCTTGGGGCTCAGGCAGCCGTTCTTCTTGTGATCCTACATCCCCCCCTGAGGCTTCTGCACTTCTCTAAAACATAAAGATGGGCACCAGCAAGTGGCCTGTGGGGTACAAAGACTCTTGCTCTGTATCTGCCTGGACTGATCTGTCTCACAAGAAGTCATGAGGTCATAAAGGAGAATTCCTCCTGCCCCTGCATCTTCTGCTCCAAAGGAAGTGACAAGAGGAGTCCCTAGTTAAGGATTAGAGTCCCTATAATATGTTCCTGTCAGGAGGCTGATGGATCTTTTTCATTCCAACCATCTACCTTTCCCCTGTTGAATGCAATAAAACTCCATGACACCAGCAACTGTTGTTCTTTAGAAATGGGTTTTCTGACCATGTGGCTGATGTATCATAAGCATTATGGTCTTCTTCAtttgttgcttctgttttttttcatcttttttgttttattaattaataaaaaagatcTTGTGTATTTACTCCCGTTGCTGTcactatatagaaaataaattattgaatctGAATTCCTTCACAGAAATGCCTCTTCTTTCCCTCTCGCTATTTTGGAAGCTTGGGCTTACGGATGCGGAGACCAGATGAAGAATTCTGATTGGTCTTTAAGGTGTTGGTCCCTAAGGATGTGGGTTTCAAGATAGATGGCTGTGAACTTAAAAAGGTGTTGAGGAGTGTGCATGGGAATGGAAAACATTCCCCAATTTTGTGGGAGTTAGCTATAGGGGGGCCAGGGACAGCTGAGATGATGTGACGCTCCTTCTTCCCCCAGGGTTCTGGGCTAGATCACACTCCCATCTCTGTAAAGGTGAGCACCAAGCACACATGAGCTAAAGGAGAAGGAATTCAGTGTTCCCGCAGGCTTCCTGGAAAGAAGTCCTCTGGAGGGCAGGAAGAGTACAGCAGGGTCCTGGGAAAGTAAAGAAGAAAGTGACCAACCATCCAGATGGAGAGGGAGTAAAGAAAAGGGGGTGGATTATCAGAAGTTGCTGCCAGTCTGGGAGATCCATCCGGTACTGCTGGCTGAGGAGGTCTTTTGGCTGGTGGAAAAACCTGGCTTGATGTGGCCCCAGGGAAGTGAGTTGGACTGGGGGCGGAGATTGCTCTGATGTGGgaagcagaagagagaagagcttttttttttttttttcctttgagagttTTTAACTCTATTTCAACCATAGACTTGATACTACCATCACtccaagcattaaaaaaaaaaaaaaaaagtattcacttCTCATTCTGCACCAGCCTCAGTATCCCTGTTTgtgtaaagagaaaaatcagagacACTTACCAATACCCATCTGGGAGCAGGTTTTGCGGGGTCACAGAAGGTAACGATCTGGGAAGAGGCAAGCGATGAGGCAGGGGATTGAAATAGTTTAGTCCTGGACTTATTTTTTAGAACCAATGCTTCTTACTATGACTCTTCTTCCTACCCCATATTCCTCAAAGGCATTTCTAGAAAAAGGATCACAGAGAAATTGCCCTCTCTTCCCCATCTACGTAAGCGACACTcctcacccacccatccaccactAGCTCCCAGAAGCTGCCACGAAGCTGGctgggaaagaaaagggagagggcccccTCCCGGGAGGGGGAAGCGAGAAGGGTGGCGTCTCTAAGGGATTTAACCTCCCACCCTCTGTTCCACGATACCACCCCAAGCCTCCAAAGATTGGGACGGCGCCTCCATTTTTGTTTTGGGGCAGAAGAGCAGGGGCTTGTGGCTAGAAGGGGTCAAAGGAAACGGTGATTATCACCCGTGAAGGGGAAGGGGGGTGctatcctccttccttccctttccctcagtCTGCACCCCCTGCAAACTCCCCCCCCCGTCCCCCGCCACCTTCTCGGGGTCTCCCCCCCACCCTGGTTGCTAAGGCCCAGACCGTCATCCCAGCAACAGCCTCAGTCATGTGACCGGCAATGGCGGCGCTGACAAGAGGTAGGTGAGCCCGGCGCCCCCCACACCCGCCGCGCGCCCCCCGGGCCCCGCTCACACCTCCCCGCGCGCCCTCCGGTTCCCCATGCGCCCCCTCCTCCGCCTCCTTCCCCCGCACGCGGCGCCGGGGCCCCCTTCCAGGCCCCCCTAATCCTCTTTCTGTCACCCTCCAGCCTTGGCCTCCATTCGGGGGTTCTGGGGCCCGCGATCGGGCCGACATCCACCCCACCCAGCTGTGGGGCTGCGGGGGCTCTGTCGAGCGGGGGATGTGGGAGGTGGTTCCGGGTCGGGTCTTGCAGGAGGtcgtggggggaggggtggagatgcCTCAGTTGATGCCCGCAGGGACCCTGGCCCTTCCTGGCTGCCCCTGTCGGCGGCCTCTGTCTGGCGAGAGGGACTGGCCCCGTGTCCGGCCTGGGTTGCCCCAGAGGAATCGGACCCAGCATAAACTGTGGCCCCGCCTCCCTTTTCTGTGCCATCAGGACTCGGAGCAAAGGACACCTAGGTCCTGGCTtctctctgatggggagagggtgTTCCACCTGGATGGACAGTATGAGCCGAGGCTCTAGGGTTCCAATTTCACTTTCTGAATCTTGAGGTGCATCTGGCCTTGAGGGGACTATGATGGAGGCACAAACGGAGAGCTGCTCCCCTATGGATCAGTCAAGGAATTGAGGTCACACTAATGGCCCTTCTTTCTATTTGGGCTGCATTTGGAGGTATTGTAGGGATAGCTCTGTAGCTGAACACGGCAAGACTCCGGGGAAACATCAGGCTGCTCCAGCGGATCCCTCTGCCTGAGCCCCACCCCTCCCTAAATGTAGCCTAGGTAGCTGGCAGGCTTGGACTTCGCGTGCTGGGTTTAAAAGGTGACAGCGAGAACCTTGTTATTGCAGGGGCTGCTGCCACTTCGTTGGCATTCCAAACAGACTCCAGCAGAAGGGACCGGGTTAACTCTCAAGGAAGGCTCCCTAGCAATAGGGGCTGAATTATTCGGGAATGTGGAGCAGGGCGAGGAATTGGGGAGCAAAGGAAATATCCTTGTCCTTGTGATCTGAGGGAGGTGGCAAAAAAGACCTctatgtgtgtgggcttttccCTTCCAGACTTCTTTTATCCGTGCCCCTAGGCTTTCTTAAGAGCCTCAGAGCTGAGGAAGAGGAAAGTTAGCATGCTGAAGTTCCTTCTTTAGCGACTTGGGGAGTGGCTGGGGATGGAATTCTGCAAGAGACAAGGagaggaaatgaaagaggagtttttgtttctgggCTGACTGGGGAAAATGGTAACATTTGTCATCCTAACCCAgtcccacccccccactccccctgccccagTCCTGGTCAGCTGAGTGTGGAAACAGAGGGATTTCTGCTGCTCTCATCGTCCATGGGCTTTCCAGGTATCTGCCTTTCATGGGAACCTCAACTTTCACCTTTAAATTGGTTGCCTCTATTCCATGTTCCAAGTAATCCCATTCTCAGTAACTTATACCCAGATTCTGTCTCTGTTAAGTGGGCTGCTGGGTTGGGGCTTGTGGGAATGGGAGAAGGGGTTTttcactttccttcctttccctttccaccCACCAGGTCACACAACCTACAAGTAGGGAgcaggaacagagagagagagcctgcatgccaatTCCAAGCTCTTCAGGATCAAAGTGAGCGAAAAGGAGGGCAAAAATCTCCCTTCCTTTTACAGAACCCACTTCTCACCTgacgtggggggaggggcaggttgTTTCTGTGATCCTGGGAGCAGTATAGGAGAACCAAGATTGATGCTTGGCTTGGATGATAATAAAGATATAGAAGCTTTCTTGCTCTTCAGTGGGTGCTGGAGTTTGAAAGATAAGAGGAAACAGAACATGAACTTGGGGGAGGAGTTGGGGGTTGACCTCTGAGTGAGTGGAGATAATATAGGGTcggaaaggaaagggaagtagGAGGCACTGATATTTGTCAAATGGGGACCCCCCCACCCTGAGTCCTTTTCACCCTGGGGGCAGTGTCGTTCGTCCTGTCCAGAATGGCAGCCTGTGGAGGCACCTGCAAGAACAAAGTGACTGTCTCCAAGCCTGTGTGGGACTTCCTCAGCAAGGAGACCCCCGCCCGGCTGGCCCGGCTTCGGGAGGAGCACCGTGTGTCCATTCTCATAGACGGCGAGACTTCTGACATCTATGTCCTCCAGCTTGCCCCCCagggccctcccccagcccctcccaatGGGCTCTACCTGGCCCGGAAGGCTCTCAAGGGGCTGctcaaagaggcagagaaagagctgAAGAAAGCTCAGAGGCAGGGGGAGCTTATGGGCTGCCTGGctttggggggtggaggggagcacCCTGAGCTGCACCGCCCAGGCCCGCCCCCTCTCCGAGCagccccactcctgcccccagGGGCACGGGGGCtgcccccccctcctcctcccctgccccctcctcttcccccccgCCTTCGGGAGGAGGCAGAAGAGCAGGAGAGCACCTGCCCCATCTGTCTGGGGGAGATCCAGAATGCCAAGACATTGGAGAAGTGCCGGCACTCGTTCTGCGAGGGCTGCATCACCCGGGCCCTGCAGGTGAAAAAGGCCTGCCCCATGTGTGGCCGCTTCTATGGGCAGCTGGTGGGCAACCAGCCCCAGAATGGGCGGATGCTGGTCTCTAAGGATGCCACACTCCTACTACCCAGCTATGAGAAGTACGGCACCATCGTCATCCAGTACGTCTTCCCGCCCGGTGTCCAGGGGGTAAGAATACCATGGCCTGCCCTTACCCTTTGGTTTTCCCCGCACTTGTTCTCTGGCCTAGGAAAACTGGGTGAGGGGGAGTACGTTTGTTAGATGTGATACAGTCTTGCTGTCTCCCGGTATGCCTTCCCACTCAAGTGCCCTGGAGCTAGAGGCCCCCTTGAAGCCTAGCTTTTCCATCCCCATGACCCCAAGGCACCCGTGAAAATCAGGTATGAGAGAAAGGAATTGAATTCTATTTCTTTGATGAACTTGGATGTTGACATCTATTCTTGGCAGAGGTGAAGTCTGTGGAGATGGTGGCTCAGGTGCAGACAGGCACGGTGGGAAGGGTCTGACCTCCCTTAACAGTGCTGGGAGCGTTACTCCATTCCAGATTTATGAGAGGGAAAACCTTGATGACAGTGGAAGGTTAAAATAGGAGCGGTCAAGAACCTAAAGGTGTCTTCCTGCTTGACAAAGAGTAATGTCCAGTTCTGGTTTGCAGAGTGATGAGGAAGCTCTGAAGGAgagtaatagaaaaatagaacagCCTAGACAGTGGAAGATGCATTGGGAGTGTTTTCAGGTGGAGAAGGGAAGGCTGAAAGACAAATTATTCTCAGTCTTCACATTTCTGCTGAGTTATCTGGAGAGTAAGGCCCAGCTACTTTTGAGAATCCATTTGTTGCTGAATTGAGGCTTGAGGGATTGGGACAGCAGAAAGAACCTCTTAATGATGAG from Balaenoptera ricei isolate mBalRic1 chromosome 10, mBalRic1.hap2, whole genome shotgun sequence carries:
- the DTX3 gene encoding probable E3 ubiquitin-protein ligase DTX3 isoform X1; translated protein: MPIPSSSGSKMAACGGTCKNKVTVSKPVWDFLSKETPARLARLREEHRVSILIDGETSDIYVLQLAPQGPPPAPPNGLYLARKALKGLLKEAEKELKKAQRQGELMGCLALGGGGEHPELHRPGPPPLRAAPLLPPGARGLPPPPPPLPPPLPPRLREEAEEQESTCPICLGEIQNAKTLEKCRHSFCEGCITRALQVKKACPMCGRFYGQLVGNQPQNGRMLVSKDATLLLPSYEKYGTIVIQYVFPPGVQGAEHPNPGVRYPGTTRVAYLPDCPEGNKVLTLFRKAFDQRLTFTIGTSMTTGRPNVITWNDIHHKTSCTGGPQLFGYPDPTYLTRVQEELRAKGITDD
- the DTX3 gene encoding probable E3 ubiquitin-protein ligase DTX3 isoform X2, translating into MSFVLSRMAACGGTCKNKVTVSKPVWDFLSKETPARLARLREEHRVSILIDGETSDIYVLQLAPQGPPPAPPNGLYLARKALKGLLKEAEKELKKAQRQGELMGCLALGGGGEHPELHRPGPPPLRAAPLLPPGARGLPPPPPPLPPPLPPRLREEAEEQESTCPICLGEIQNAKTLEKCRHSFCEGCITRALQVKKACPMCGRFYGQLVGNQPQNGRMLVSKDATLLLPSYEKYGTIVIQYVFPPGVQGAEHPNPGVRYPGTTRVAYLPDCPEGNKVLTLFRKAFDQRLTFTIGTSMTTGRPNVITWNDIHHKTSCTGGPQLFGYPDPTYLTRVQEELRAKGITDD